The Hemicordylus capensis ecotype Gifberg chromosome 6, rHemCap1.1.pri, whole genome shotgun sequence genome window below encodes:
- the NEUROD6 gene encoding neurogenic differentiation factor 6, whose translation MLTLPFDESVVMPESQMCRKFSRESEDLKQIKKPESFAKQITHQGKSLKRSMAEDTEKEEVEDDREEEDENGLPRRRGLRKKKMTKMRMDRVKFRRQEANARERNRMHGLNDALDSLRKVVPCYSKTQKLSKIETLRLAKNYIWALSEILRIGKRPDLLTFVQNLCKGLSQPTTNLVAGCLQLNARSFLMGQAGESTHHARSPYSTFYPPYHSPELSTPPGHGTLDNSKSMKPYNYCSAYESFYESTSPECASPQFEGPLSPPPINYNGIFSLKQEEALDYGKNYNYGMHYCAVPPRGPLGQSSVFRLPTESHFPYDLHLRSQPLTMQDELNAVFHN comes from the coding sequence ATGTTAACACTACCATTTGATGAGTCTGTTGTAATGCCAGAGTCCCAGATGTGCAGAAAGTTTTCCAGAGAAAGTGAAGACCTCAAGCAGATCAAGAAACCGGAAAGCTTTGCAAAGCAAATCACTCACCAAGGGAAAAGTCTTAAAAGATCTATGGCAGAAGATACAGAAAAAGAGGAGGTGGAAGATGACCGAGAGGAAGAGGATGAGAATGGTTTACCTAGGAGGAGGGGCCTTCGGAAAAAAAAGATGACCAAGATGAGGATGGACAGGGTCAAATTCAGGCGACAAGAAGCCAAtgcaagagaaagaaacagaatgcATGGCCTCAATGATGCTCTGGACAGTTTAAGGAAAGTGGTCCCTTGTTATTCCAAAACACAAAAACTGTCTAAAATAGAAACATTGAGACTTGCCAAAAATTACATATGGGCTCTTTCTGAAATCTTACGAATTGGCAAGAGGCCTGATTTGCTGACGTTTGTCCAAAACCTATGCAAAGGTCTCTCCCAGCCAACGACAAACTTGGTGGCAGGATGCCTACAGCTGAATGCCAGGAGTTTCTTGATGGGTCAGGCAGGGGAAAGTACCCATCATGCCAGATCCCCCTACTCTACTTTCTACCCTCCCTATCACAGCCCAGAGCTGAGCACTCCCCCAGGTCATGGAACACTTGACAATTCCAAGTCCATGAAACCCTACAATTACTGCAGCGCTTATGAGTCCTTCTATGAAAGCACttctcctgagtgtgccagccCACAGTTTGAAGGTCCCTTAAGTCCTCCCCCGATTAACTATAATGGGATATTTTCCCTCAAGCAAGAAGAAGCTTTGGACTATGGCAAAAACTACAATTATGGCATGCATTATTGTGCAGTGCCACCCAGGGGTCCCCTTGGGCAGAGTTCTGTATTCAGGTTGCCTACAGAGAGCCACTTCCCTTACGACCTACATCTGCGCAGCCAGCCTCTCACCATGCAAGATGAATTAAATGCAGTTTTTCATAATTAA